The following are encoded together in the Silurus meridionalis isolate SWU-2019-XX chromosome 2, ASM1480568v1, whole genome shotgun sequence genome:
- the prkcha gene encoding protein kinase C eta type isoform X2 has protein sequence MSSIHCRTLWVDLEPEGKIYIQITLNGSFTEVSEEPAPPPPAFKEFSRKRQRAVRRRVHQVNGHKFMSTFLKQPTFCFHCKEFIWGVFGKQGYQCQVCTCVVHKRCHQLVVTVCPRMKKPAKEQSVNQGFSINVPHRFNIHNYKVPTFCDHCGSLLWGLMKQGLHCSICKMNVHIRCKGNVAPNCGVNNVELANKLAEMGLQPGGTIKRNALSPSAVESSSNRASINKGVSPQENKGRTMHIEDFTLIQVLGKGSFGKVMLARFNDSEHVFAVKVLKKDVILQDDDVECTLTEKRVLTLAHSHPYLTHLYCCFQNLERLFFVMEFVNGGDLMFHIQKSRKFEENRARFYAAEITCALIFLHSKGIIYRDLKLDNVLLDRDGHCKLADFGMCKEGMFEGTATGTFCGTPDYIAPEILQEMLYGPSVDWWALGVLLYEMLSGHAPFEAENEDDLFECILNEEIVLASWLSTNAEDILKALLMKNPTRRLGCVTSSGGENAVMAHAFFNTIDWEKLNRREMEPPFKPQIKAGEDVNNFDPDFTNEDAVLTPFEESLIPQINQDEFSNFSFTSEEMLEYCDL, from the exons ATGAGCAGCATACATTGCCGAACGCTTTGG gttGACCTGGAGCCTGAGGGGAAGATATATATCCAGATCACTCTAAATGGGTCATTTACTGAGG tttcTGAGGAAccagctcctcctcctcctgcgttTAAGGAGTTCAGTCGGAAGCGTCAGCGTGCAGTGAGACGGAGAGTCCATCAGGTCAATGGACACAAGTTCATGTCCACTTTCCTGAAGCAGCCTACGTTCTGTTTTCACTGCAAGGAGTTTATATG GGGTGTTTTTGGAAAACAAGGGTACCAGTGTCAag TGTGTACCTGCGTCGTCCACAAACGGTGCCATCAGCTTGTCGTCACTGTGTGTCCACGCATGAAGAAACCTGCCAAAGAACag TCGGTGAATCAGGGTTTCAGTATTAACGTTCCTCACAGATttaatatacataattataaGGTCCCTACGTTCTGTGATCACTGTGGATCTTTACTCTGGGGCCTCATGAAACAGGGACTGCACTGTAGca tctgtAAGATGAATGTTCATATCCGTTGTAAAGGAAATGTCGCGCCAAACTGTGGTGTAAACAATGTGGAGCTTGCTAACAAGTTAGCAGAGATGGGACTTCAACCAGGAGGGACCATAAAGCGCAACGCATtg agcccATCCGCTGTGGAATCCTCCTCCAACCGTGCCAGTATAAATAAAGGTGTGTCTCCACAAGAAAATAAGGGTCGAACGATGCACATTGAGGACTTTACATTGATCCAGGTTCTTGGCAAAGGCAGTTTtggcaag gtgatgcTGGCACGCTTTAACGACTCGGAGCATGTATTCGCTGTGAAAGTTCTAAAGAAGGACGTGATTCTGCAAGACGATGACGTTGAGTGCACACTTACCGAGAAACGAGTGCTGACGCTCGCACATTCACACCCCTACCTCACACACCTGTACTGCTGCTTCCAGAATTTg GAGCGCCTGTTTTTTGTGATGGAGTTTGTGAATGGTGGAGAtctcatgttccacattcagaAATCACGGAAGTTCGAAGAAAACAGAGCGCGATTTTACGCAGCTGAAATCACCTGTGCACTCATCTTCCTGCACAGCAAGGGCATCATATacag ggatCTAAAGCTGGATAACGTGCTGCTAGATCGGGATGGTCACTGTAAGCTGGCCGATTTTGGGATGTGTAAGGAGGGGATGTTTGAAGGAACCGCTACTGGAACGTTCTGCGGAACTCCAGATTACATTGCTCCTGAG atccTGCAGGAGATGCTGTACGGGCCGTCAGTTGATTGGTGGGCTCTGGGCGTGCTCCTTTACGAGATGCTctcaggccacgccccctttgagGCAGAGAACGAGGATGATTTGTTCGAGTGCATCCTGAACGAGGAGATCGTTCTGGCGTCATGGTTGAGCACTAATGCCGAGGACATCCTTAAAGCT CTCCTGATGAAGAATCCGACTCGGCGTCTGGGCTGCGTGACTTCGAGCGGCGGAGAAAACGCTGTTATGGCACACGCCTTCTTCAACACCATCGACTGGGAAAAACTGAACCGGCGAGAAATGGAGCCTCCATTCAAACCACAAATC AAAGCCGGTGAGGACGTGAACAATTTCGACCCAGACTTCACAAATGAAGATGCAGTTCTCACTCCCTTCGAGGAATCCTTGATCCCACAAATTAACCAGGACGAGTTCAGCAATTTTTCCTTTACCTCAGAGGAAATGCTGGAGTACTGCgatttgtaa